Part of the Microcoleus sp. AS-A8 genome, AAATGATCAAGGATGGATCAAAAGGAGAAAGCGATCGCCTTGCTGAACATGCAGAACGCATTAATAGGGTCTGACTATAGGGATGCCTGGGGTAAAGATCGCGAACCTCCCGTGGTCGGCGCTTCACTCACGCTTGGATGACTTCAGAACTGGATTTGTTGAACAAGCCAAAAGTTAGAGAATTGACTTGTCAGCCAATATTCTGCATTAAGGCGACGTTAGACAATAGAAGAGGGCAAAATAAATACTAAGCTTGCATCTTCCTTCACTATGAGCTACTGCCTCAACCTCGACTGTCCCAAGCCCCAAAATCCTGATGATGCAAAGTTTTGCTTAACTTGTGGCACTAAATTACTTTTGAAAGACCGCTACCGGGCGACCAAACCTCTGGGTCGAGGTGGATATAGTAGAACTTTTGCTGCACTCGATCAAGACCGCCTCAACCATCCTTGTGTGATTAAGCTCTTTATGATGCCACCCGATCAAGATCGGAAGGCAACAGAATTGTTTAATCAAGAAGCTGTGCGGCTATATGAACTAGGTAAACACGCTCAAATTCCCGAATTTTATGCCCATTTTGAACAAAATAATCGTCTGTATTTGGTACAAGAATTTATTGACGGGCAGACCTTATTCGATGAATTAGAAGATAGAGTTACAGCTGAAGGCACCCTATATCAAGAGAGCGAAATTCAGGATATTTTAAACGATCTGCTCCCTGTTCTCCACTTTATTCATCAGCAAGGAGTAATTCACAGGGATATCAAGCCAGCCAATATTATACGCCGTCGCCGTGACAGCAGACTGATATTGATTGATTTTGGAGTGGCTAAACAAGCAACAGTCAAAGCGTTTGTTGAACAAGGAACAATGATTGGCACTCTTGGATATGCACCAGCGGAACAACTTCAGTTTGGCGAAGCCTATCCTGCCAGCGATTTATATGCACTAGGGGCAACTTGCATTCATTTGTTAACAGGAATACAGCCTTTTAACCTTTACAA contains:
- a CDS encoding GUN4 domain-containing protein — its product is MSYCLNLDCPKPQNPDDAKFCLTCGTKLLLKDRYRATKPLGRGGYSRTFAALDQDRLNHPCVIKLFMMPPDQDRKATELFNQEAVRLYELGKHAQIPEFYAHFEQNNRLYLVQEFIDGQTLFDELEDRVTAEGTLYQESEIQDILNDLLPVLHFIHQQGVIHRDIKPANIIRRRRDSRLILIDFGVAKQATVKAFVEQGTMIGTLGYAPAEQLQFGEAYPASDLYALGATCIHLLTGIQPFNLYNSFAGCWSWRKNMPSATTISPKLEDILNKLLQVLVKDRYQTVHEVLKDLNPFYATSDSCTFTFPSQLDITLESEKGIDYRRLQDLLAEHNWKEADQETREKMLEVMGQKQRGYLDNEDIEKFPCKDFRTIDRLWLHYSNKHFGFSVQKQIWLEEGGKPGVYNLIAYEKFGERVGWRVSHNWKLYSELTFHSNMLAGHLPLGLSIGWGDGAIELVGVEGAVEVDCLFSRVDSCEL